The Kluyvera intermedia genome window below encodes:
- the hycI gene encoding hydrogenase maturation peptidase HycI — translation MTDVLLCVGNSMMGDDGAGPLLAEMCAAQPKGAWVVIDGGSAPENDIVAIRELNPARLLIVDATDMGLNPGEIRLVDPDDIAEMFMMTTHNMPLNYLVDQLKDDVGEVIFLGIQPDIVGFYYPMTEAIKEAVEVVYQRLEGWQGNGGFAHLEVEEEE, via the coding sequence ATGACTGACGTTTTACTCTGTGTCGGCAATAGCATGATGGGCGACGACGGCGCGGGCCCGTTACTGGCAGAAATGTGCGCGGCCCAGCCGAAAGGGGCGTGGGTTGTGATTGACGGCGGTAGCGCGCCGGAGAATGACATTGTGGCGATCCGTGAGTTGAATCCGGCGCGGCTGTTGATTGTTGATGCGACGGATATGGGGTTGAATCCGGGTGAGATTCGCCTTGTCGATCCGGATGATATTGCTGAGATGTTTATGATGACGACCCACAATATGCCGCTGAATTATCTGGTTGATCAGCTTAAGGATGATGTGGGTGAGGTGATTTTCCTCGGGATTCAGCCGGATATTGTTGGGTTTTATTATCCGATGACGGAGGCGATTAAAGAGGCGGTTGAGGTGGTTTATCAGCGGCTTGAGGGGTGGCAGGGGAATGGTGGGTTTGCGCATTTGGAAGTAGAGGAAGAGGAGTAG
- a CDS encoding NADH-quinone oxidoreductase subunit B family protein, protein MSNLIGPRDDNGMPVPMTVEESIASMKASLLKNIKRSAYVYRVDCGGCNGCEIEIFATLSPLFDAERFGIKVVPSPRHADILLFTGAVTRAMRSPALRAWQSAPDPKICISYGTCGNSGGIFHDLYCVWGGTDKIVPVDVYIPGCPPTPAATLYGFAMALGLLEQKIHARAPGELDAQPAEILHPDMVQPLRVKIDREARRLAGYRYGRQIADDYMVHLNQGETQIQQWLATENDPRLTEIVTHLSHVVEEARIR, encoded by the coding sequence ATGAGCAACTTAATCGGGCCACGCGACGACAATGGCATGCCGGTGCCAATGACGGTAGAAGAATCTATCGCCAGCATGAAAGCGTCGCTGTTAAAAAATATCAAGCGTTCCGCCTACGTTTACCGCGTTGACTGCGGTGGCTGTAACGGCTGCGAAATCGAAATTTTTGCCACCTTGTCGCCGCTGTTTGACGCTGAACGTTTCGGTATCAAAGTGGTGCCGTCACCGCGTCACGCTGACATCCTGTTGTTCACCGGTGCGGTGACCCGCGCCATGCGCTCGCCTGCGCTGCGCGCCTGGCAGTCGGCACCCGACCCGAAAATCTGCATTTCCTACGGTACCTGCGGCAACAGCGGCGGTATCTTCCACGACCTGTATTGCGTGTGGGGCGGTACCGACAAAATTGTGCCGGTAGACGTTTATATTCCGGGTTGCCCGCCAACGCCTGCGGCGACGCTGTACGGTTTTGCGATGGCGCTGGGGCTGCTGGAGCAGAAAATCCACGCACGTGCGCCGGGCGAACTTGACGCCCAGCCTGCTGAAATTCTGCATCCTGATATGGTACAGCCGCTGCGCGTGAAGATTGACCGTGAAGCGCGCCGCCTGGCGGGTTACCGCTATGGTCGCCAGATTGCCGACGACTATATGGTGCATCTGAACCAGGGCGAAACCCAGATTCAGCAATGGCTGGCAACCGAAAACGATCCGCGTTTGACGGAAATCGTCACGCATCTGAGTCACGTAGTAGAAGAGGCACGTATTCGATGA
- a CDS encoding formate hydrogenlyase maturation HycH family protein, whose amino-acid sequence MSEQVVFSQLSRKFIDENDATPSEAQQVVYYSLAIGHHLGIIDCLEAALTCPWDEYLAWIATLEVGSTARRKMEGVPKYGEIVIDSNHVSMLANAFDKARASQTAQQQDWSQAMLNMLHAIHQESAIYLMVRRLRD is encoded by the coding sequence ATGAGCGAACAGGTGGTGTTCAGTCAACTGAGCCGTAAATTTATTGATGAGAACGATGCGACGCCATCGGAGGCGCAGCAGGTTGTCTATTACAGCCTGGCGATTGGCCACCACCTCGGGATTATCGACTGTCTCGAAGCCGCGCTGACCTGCCCGTGGGATGAGTATCTGGCGTGGATTGCTACGCTTGAGGTAGGCAGTACGGCGCGGCGTAAAATGGAAGGTGTGCCGAAGTACGGCGAAATTGTTATCGATAGCAACCATGTGTCGATGCTGGCGAACGCTTTTGATAAAGCCCGTGCGTCACAAACAGCGCAGCAGCAGGACTGGAGTCAGGCGATGCTGAATATGTTGCATGCCATCCACCAGGAAAGCGCCATCTATCTGATGGTGCGCCGCCTGCGCGACTGA